A single Atopobiaceae bacterium DNA region contains:
- a CDS encoding Eco57I restriction-modification methylase domain-containing protein, which translates to MKKFYAVIGNPPYQGENDSNGRKPPIYNDFMDAAYQIGDIVELITPGRFLFNAGQTLTSWNERMLGDEHLKVLMYESSSSAVFPGTDIKGGLAVTIRNSNESYGPIEVFTAYPELNSIISKVNKRVGHERKLDSIFGSQRLYKFSESFFAEYRDDLNVQAILESGTRTKITSSFMEKMPNVFTKDRNSLVDVVKFLGRFGGRRQYRYIERRYLKDNEYLDAYKLFIPEANNSGVYGESLAEPIVGNPGEGSADTFLNAGPFKAEIEADSLRKYYKTRFFRCLLGVRKVTQHSPAQVWRTIPLQDFTSSSDIDWSKSISDIDQQLYRKYGLDDDEIAFIESHVKEMA; encoded by the coding sequence ATGAAGAAGTTCTATGCGGTTATCGGAAATCCGCCATATCAAGGCGAGAATGATAGCAACGGTCGCAAACCTCCTATATACAACGACTTCATGGACGCTGCGTATCAAATTGGCGACATTGTTGAGCTCATCACTCCAGGAAGGTTTCTCTTTAATGCCGGACAAACTCTGACGTCTTGGAATGAACGAATGCTTGGCGACGAGCACCTTAAGGTACTCATGTATGAGTCCAGTTCTTCAGCAGTGTTTCCCGGTACCGACATTAAGGGCGGTCTAGCAGTAACGATTCGGAACTCGAATGAAAGCTACGGTCCAATTGAAGTGTTTACAGCTTATCCCGAGTTAAACTCAATTATTAGCAAGGTGAACAAGCGGGTTGGTCATGAGCGGAAGCTTGATAGTATCTTTGGATCTCAACGTCTCTATAAGTTTTCGGAGTCATTCTTTGCGGAGTATAGAGATGATCTCAATGTACAGGCAATTCTCGAAAGTGGGACAAGAACCAAAATAACATCTAGTTTTATGGAAAAGATGCCCAACGTATTCACCAAGGACAGGAATTCGCTAGTTGATGTTGTCAAGTTTCTCGGCCGCTTTGGCGGTAGAAGGCAATACCGCTACATCGAGCGGCGATATCTTAAAGACAACGAGTACCTTGATGCCTATAAGCTGTTCATTCCCGAGGCAAACAACTCTGGAGTGTATGGTGAATCTCTAGCAGAGCCGATAGTCGGCAATCCCGGCGAGGGCTCGGCGGACACCTTTCTAAATGCTGGACCTTTTAAAGCGGAAATAGAGGCTGACAGTCTTAGGAAATACTACAAGACTAGGTTCTTTCGGTGTTTGCTTGGCGTCAGGAAAGTGACCCAGCATAGTCCTGCTCAAGTGTGGAGAACGATACCTCTCCAGGACTTCACCTCCTCATCCGACATCGATTGGTCAAAGTCCATCTCTGACATCGATCAGCAGCTCTACAGGAAGTATGGGCTGGATGATGACGAAATCGCCTTCATCGAGTCCCACGTGAAGGAGATGGCCTGA
- a CDS encoding relaxase/mobilization nuclease domain-containing protein: MPYVKAISGHTGLGGARRYLEHDGRALAKDFIELAAPVIDDTETGLPCYGDYPWDVVMDRRRAAEGNDTAWRGRRARTYKHYIVSPDPKDRIPLDALRRLTTRWARESFPDFQVAIVYHDDNERHIAHAHVIVNNTNIRTGRRLQDPDPGALNGRLQAISREMGLAHFEGRVDGGHPDTRQSSSRTNYQRANVGHMERDLVAKGAYSWVADIRARVDIARGIARDAEDLRDVLSTMGVTVEDTRNGDWKFAISDQPSRCVTGTRLGTDYQRSNVTRELSSPRRTKLPEDSRGRIEEIARDAMEVRDLAELRRLAEAVGTARENHATSLDQLDGGAARARSRNDEETVRRIARVRGYASRNGILPEHDDGFGKARGGITDGTNGIARRPGATSEKGNAPARQPRREERGQER; the protein is encoded by the coding sequence ATGCCATACGTCAAGGCGATATCGGGACATACAGGACTTGGTGGTGCAAGACGCTACCTCGAGCATGACGGTCGTGCCCTTGCCAAGGACTTCATCGAGCTCGCGGCACCCGTGATCGACGACACCGAGACGGGACTCCCCTGCTACGGGGACTATCCCTGGGACGTCGTCATGGACAGAAGGCGTGCAGCCGAGGGGAACGACACCGCCTGGCGAGGCAGGAGGGCTCGTACCTACAAGCACTACATCGTCTCCCCCGACCCCAAGGACAGGATCCCGCTCGACGCGCTGAGGAGGCTCACGACCCGCTGGGCGCGGGAGAGCTTCCCGGACTTCCAGGTCGCCATCGTCTACCACGACGACAACGAGAGGCACATCGCGCACGCACACGTGATTGTCAACAATACCAACATCCGGACGGGGAGACGCCTGCAGGACCCCGACCCCGGTGCGTTGAACGGACGCCTCCAGGCCATCTCGAGGGAGATGGGGCTCGCCCACTTCGAGGGCAGGGTCGATGGCGGGCACCCGGACACCAGGCAAAGCAGCTCCAGGACCAACTACCAGAGGGCGAACGTCGGCCACATGGAGAGGGACCTCGTCGCCAAGGGCGCGTACTCCTGGGTGGCCGACATCCGGGCCCGAGTCGACATCGCGAGGGGCATCGCACGGGATGCGGAGGACCTCAGGGACGTCCTCTCCACGATGGGCGTCACGGTCGAGGACACCAGGAACGGCGACTGGAAGTTCGCGATCTCCGACCAGCCGTCCCGATGCGTCACTGGCACGCGACTCGGCACCGACTACCAGAGGTCGAACGTGACCCGCGAGCTTTCGAGCCCACGCAGGACGAAACTCCCCGAGGACTCCCGGGGGCGCATCGAGGAGATCGCCCGCGACGCCATGGAGGTACGGGACCTGGCCGAGCTCCGTCGCCTCGCCGAGGCCGTGGGCACGGCCCGGGAGAACCATGCGACATCCCTAGACCAGCTAGACGGCGGAGCGGCAAGGGCCAGGTCGAGGAACGACGAGGAGACCGTACGCAGGATCGCGCGGGTGCGCGGCTACGCGAGCAGGAACGGCATCCTCCCCGAGCATGACGACGGCTTTGGCAAGGCCCGAGGCGGAATCACCGATGGCACGAACGGCATCGCCCGCAGGCCAGGAGCGACGAGTGAGAAGGGCAACGCACCCGCACGGCAGCCACGGCGCGAGGAGAGGGGCCAGGAACGATGA
- a CDS encoding zincin-like metallopeptidase domain-containing protein yields MAKGRGGADDAIAGGRAEVVSQIAEAMERDGLAWAAEWKGCWSPTNPTTGRAYRGLNRVSLAAAMHHGGFEDPRWCTFNQIRGARWHVERGAKATGSVEFWSWYVPTKRFGGTRVVTLQRAEQLVRDGRLPEEALGGAFLSGRLHHVFNGSQIVGIGPFDVSAHASASSEVERIADEFIASSRCPVAEVAGDRAFYRPSEDRIYLPRRAQFTTMDGFARTALHEMCHSTAREVDREVERGREGYAREELVAELGSVFAAADAGLDMGAFANADMGQTFLENHAAYLRSWLGAIKDDPEALARAATAASKAASYVGDRREGLLEERTRAIALDARQAVPTDVRSLSERAGTARAAGGPVHAGPCRAMGEPGPLEP; encoded by the coding sequence ATGGCGAAGGGCAGGGGAGGGGCGGACGACGCGATCGCGGGGGGCCGCGCGGAGGTCGTCTCGCAGATAGCGGAGGCCATGGAGAGGGACGGGCTCGCGTGGGCGGCCGAGTGGAAGGGATGCTGGTCGCCGACGAACCCCACGACCGGGAGGGCCTATCGCGGCCTCAACAGGGTCTCCCTCGCTGCGGCGATGCACCACGGAGGCTTCGAGGATCCGCGCTGGTGCACGTTCAACCAGATACGGGGCGCCAGGTGGCACGTGGAGCGTGGCGCCAAGGCCACGGGCTCAGTGGAGTTCTGGAGCTGGTACGTGCCGACCAAGCGCTTCGGCGGGACGCGTGTCGTGACGCTCCAGAGGGCCGAGCAGCTCGTGCGGGACGGCAGGCTCCCAGAGGAGGCCCTCGGCGGCGCGTTCCTGAGTGGCAGGCTACACCACGTGTTCAACGGATCGCAGATCGTGGGGATAGGGCCCTTCGACGTGAGCGCCCATGCATCTGCGTCTTCCGAGGTCGAGCGTATAGCCGACGAGTTCATAGCGTCATCACGGTGTCCCGTGGCAGAGGTCGCGGGGGACAGGGCCTTCTACCGCCCCTCCGAGGACAGGATCTACCTGCCGAGGCGTGCGCAGTTCACGACCATGGACGGCTTCGCGAGGACGGCGCTCCACGAGATGTGCCACTCGACGGCACGTGAGGTGGACCGTGAGGTCGAGCGGGGGCGGGAGGGATATGCGCGCGAGGAGCTCGTGGCCGAGCTGGGGAGCGTGTTCGCCGCAGCGGACGCCGGGCTCGACATGGGGGCCTTCGCCAACGCCGACATGGGGCAGACGTTCCTCGAGAACCATGCCGCCTACCTCAGGAGCTGGCTCGGTGCGATAAAGGACGACCCAGAGGCGCTCGCGAGGGCGGCGACGGCCGCGAGCAAGGCCGCGAGCTACGTCGGGGATAGGAGGGAGGGTCTGCTCGAGGAGCGCACGAGGGCCATCGCCCTGGATGCCAGGCAGGCCGTGCCAACCGATGTGAGGTCGCTCTCCGAGCGCGCCGGGACCGCGCGGGCTGCGGGCGGGCCCGTCCATGCGGGACCGTGCCGCGCCATGGGGGAGCCAGGGCCGCTTGAGCCTTGA
- a CDS encoding VaFE repeat-containing surface-anchored protein produces MSSKGRGAAEAVRRHVRGALRGGTAARVAVVMAAVACLVGQTLGVSGATPALAQGEQASYYNDHGGDVGPYEASSFGCYQRTDDGSDSGVAYCMDGEKHGPNAEVTYTSEGGSDTVLSYLVAYGYPNGTTICGRTLSAGEARSVTQIAIWYHRGYDLTAQGLSGERLDLAQLGIRFCQEAEAYEASGGANLGCGTVWYANDSSQRMLLTSEAKGGVELTKSSANHEVTDANGSYSLAGAVYTVYSDAACTKAVATITTDAAGRGSASGLVQGSYWAKETTPASNYALSGDVISFQVSGGQVTQVAAEDAPQVNDLGTVLAKLDAETGKASALGAGTLGGATFEVSYYDGQYDAESLPAKATRTWTVTTEADGTADLSSAKGDALYHDTAGRACVPVGTVTVRETAAPEGYLAAGGTQVAHVTSSGTAELVSAYVAPKVPEQVRRGDLSLVKVREGSMARLAGVPFLITSKSTGEAHVVVTDANGEANTSSSWNAHTSGTNSNDDATTGAATSATAGVWFSGSTSQATAADDSKGALPYDTYSVTELRCEANEGLDLVSFDVTVTRDATCVNGGTVDDQEGPAIATTLTGEGGEHMAQADATATLTDTVEYENLTAGREYELMGTLMDRSTGKAVTDADGDAVTATTTFTPRLSTGTTTVTFELDTSALAGRSVVAFESLTLDEKVVATHADIDDDWQTVDIPKVGTTATDAEDGAHDACADGDVTLEDVVAYENLVPGKEYQITGTLMDKGTGEEVTGPDGEPVTSTTTFTPEASSGSETVTFRFDPSLMAGRTVVAFEELTHEGRTYAVHADIEDEGQSVTFPKVSTTATDASDGDKLVDATEGGEVVDVVSYEGVTPGEAYVVSGTLVDSETGDVLSTGITELVPDGESGTCEVRFEVDATGMEGRSLVCTEELSRGGKVVATHADLSDEGQTVGVPAIGTTATDAADGDHEAEASAEVTIVDTVEYSGLVPGREYEVTGTLVDKGTGDAVTGADGGKVTSSATFTPEATEGTVDVTFTFDGTSLAGHDVVAFETVTHEGRVVATHADLSDEGQTVSIVDVPAVPTEGLPKTGDEGLPLVPIAVLALCAAGAVAGSWALRRHVARDRGGEGDE; encoded by the coding sequence ATGTCATCAAAGGGAAGAGGGGCGGCCGAGGCCGTCCGCAGGCACGTGAGAGGGGCGTTGCGCGGCGGCACCGCGGCACGGGTGGCCGTCGTCATGGCGGCCGTCGCATGCCTGGTGGGGCAGACCCTGGGCGTCTCGGGGGCCACGCCCGCGCTCGCGCAGGGGGAGCAGGCGTCCTACTACAACGACCACGGGGGAGACGTGGGGCCGTACGAGGCATCGAGCTTCGGCTGCTACCAGAGGACGGACGACGGGTCCGACTCCGGGGTGGCCTACTGCATGGACGGCGAGAAGCACGGGCCAAACGCCGAGGTCACATACACGAGCGAGGGCGGCTCGGACACCGTGCTCAGCTACCTCGTCGCCTACGGCTACCCCAACGGGACGACGATCTGCGGCCGCACGCTCAGCGCCGGCGAGGCGAGGTCCGTGACGCAGATCGCGATCTGGTACCACCGCGGCTACGACCTCACGGCCCAGGGGCTCTCCGGGGAGAGGCTCGACCTCGCGCAGCTGGGGATACGGTTCTGCCAGGAGGCCGAGGCCTACGAGGCCTCCGGCGGGGCCAACCTCGGGTGCGGCACGGTCTGGTACGCCAACGACTCGAGCCAGCGCATGCTCCTCACCTCCGAGGCCAAGGGCGGCGTGGAGCTCACCAAGTCCTCGGCCAACCACGAGGTGACGGACGCCAACGGGAGCTACTCGCTGGCTGGTGCGGTCTACACCGTCTACTCGGACGCGGCATGCACCAAGGCGGTCGCGACCATCACGACCGACGCGGCCGGGAGGGGATCGGCCTCCGGGCTCGTCCAGGGGAGCTACTGGGCGAAGGAGACCACGCCAGCGAGCAACTACGCGCTCTCGGGCGACGTCATATCGTTCCAGGTGAGCGGCGGCCAGGTCACCCAGGTCGCCGCCGAGGACGCGCCCCAGGTGAACGACCTCGGGACCGTCCTCGCCAAGCTCGACGCCGAGACCGGCAAGGCCTCCGCGCTCGGTGCCGGCACGCTGGGCGGCGCCACCTTCGAGGTCAGCTACTACGACGGCCAGTACGACGCAGAGAGCCTCCCGGCCAAGGCGACGCGCACCTGGACCGTGACCACCGAGGCGGACGGCACGGCCGACCTCTCGTCCGCCAAGGGCGACGCGCTCTACCACGACACGGCCGGCAGGGCCTGCGTCCCCGTGGGCACCGTCACCGTCCGCGAGACGGCGGCACCCGAGGGCTACCTCGCCGCCGGCGGGACGCAAGTCGCGCACGTGACCTCGTCCGGCACCGCCGAGCTCGTCTCGGCCTACGTCGCGCCGAAGGTCCCGGAGCAGGTCAGGCGCGGCGACCTGTCGCTCGTCAAGGTCCGCGAGGGCAGCATGGCCCGCCTTGCCGGCGTGCCGTTCCTCATCACGTCCAAGAGCACCGGCGAGGCCCACGTGGTCGTGACCGACGCCAACGGCGAGGCCAACACCTCGTCGTCCTGGAACGCCCACACCTCGGGCACCAACTCGAACGACGACGCGACCACAGGTGCCGCCACCTCCGCCACGGCGGGGGTGTGGTTCTCGGGGAGCACCTCGCAGGCCACCGCGGCGGACGACTCCAAGGGGGCGCTGCCCTACGACACCTACTCCGTGACCGAGCTCCGCTGCGAGGCGAACGAGGGGCTCGACCTCGTGAGCTTCGACGTCACGGTCACCCGCGACGCCACGTGCGTCAACGGCGGCACCGTCGACGACCAGGAGGGCCCGGCCATCGCCACCACCCTCACGGGGGAGGGCGGCGAGCACATGGCCCAGGCCGACGCCACGGCCACGCTCACCGACACGGTCGAGTACGAGAACCTCACGGCCGGCAGGGAGTACGAGCTCATGGGAACCCTCATGGACCGCTCCACGGGCAAGGCCGTGACCGACGCGGACGGCGACGCCGTCACGGCGACCACCACGTTCACCCCGCGGCTCTCCACGGGCACGACGACCGTCACCTTCGAGCTCGACACGTCGGCACTCGCCGGCCGCTCGGTCGTCGCGTTCGAGAGCCTGACCCTCGACGAGAAGGTCGTGGCCACCCACGCCGACATCGACGACGACTGGCAGACCGTGGACATCCCGAAGGTCGGAACCACGGCCACGGACGCCGAGGACGGCGCCCACGACGCCTGCGCCGACGGGGACGTCACCCTCGAGGACGTCGTGGCCTACGAGAACCTCGTCCCAGGCAAGGAGTACCAGATCACCGGCACCCTCATGGACAAGGGGACCGGCGAGGAGGTCACGGGTCCCGACGGCGAGCCCGTCACCTCGACCACCACGTTCACGCCTGAGGCGTCGTCCGGCAGCGAGACCGTGACCTTCAGGTTCGACCCGAGCCTCATGGCCGGCCGAACGGTGGTCGCCTTCGAGGAGCTCACGCACGAGGGCCGCACGTACGCGGTCCACGCCGACATCGAAGACGAGGGGCAGAGCGTGACGTTCCCCAAGGTGTCGACCACCGCGACAGACGCCTCCGACGGCGACAAGCTCGTCGACGCCACCGAGGGTGGCGAGGTCGTCGACGTGGTCTCCTACGAGGGCGTCACGCCCGGCGAGGCCTACGTCGTGTCCGGCACCCTGGTCGACTCCGAGACAGGCGACGTCCTCTCCACCGGCATCACGGAGCTCGTTCCCGACGGGGAGTCGGGCACCTGCGAGGTCAGGTTCGAGGTGGACGCGACCGGCATGGAGGGTCGCTCCCTCGTCTGCACCGAGGAGCTGAGCCGCGGCGGCAAGGTCGTGGCCACGCACGCGGACCTCTCTGACGAGGGGCAGACCGTGGGCGTGCCAGCCATCGGCACGACGGCCACCGACGCGGCCGACGGCGACCACGAGGCCGAGGCCTCCGCCGAGGTCACCATCGTCGACACGGTCGAGTACTCGGGGCTCGTCCCCGGGCGCGAGTACGAGGTCACGGGGACGCTCGTGGACAAGGGGACGGGCGATGCCGTGACGGGCGCCGACGGCGGGAAGGTCACCTCATCGGCGACGTTCACGCCGGAGGCCACCGAGGGCACCGTGGACGTCACCTTCACCTTCGACGGCACGTCCCTGGCCGGCCACGACGTGGTCGCCTTCGAGACCGTCACGCACGAGGGCCGCGTGGTGGCCACGCATGCGGACCTGTCCGACGAGGGACAGACCGTGAGCATCGTCGACGTGCCGGCCGTACCCACGGAGGGCCTCCCCAAGACCGGCGACGAGGGGCTCCCACTCGTCCCGATCGCCGTGCTGGCGCTCTGCGCGGCCGGTGCCGTCGCGGGCTCGTGGGCCCTCCGACGCCACGTGGCCCGCGACAGGGGAGGTGAGGGGGATGAGTAA